The Ranitomeya imitator isolate aRanImi1 chromosome 6, aRanImi1.pri, whole genome shotgun sequence genome window below encodes:
- the TCF24 gene encoding transcription factor 24 yields the protein MVEKVQRPLVTSLVHSREESPGSSEKGSHLSLGKGTLETAKAGGSTMGGRPAAANAARERNRVQTLRHAFLELQRTLPSVPPDTKLSKLDVLILATTYIAHLTRSLQEEDENSHSHQSTTPGNSGSASPELLGTLHSGDGYLHPVKKWPMRSRLYIGATGQFLHQSSGSEGLDQEDNVQRSHC from the exons ATGGTGGAGAAAGTCCAGCGCCCTCTAGTGACCAGTCTTGTACACAGCCGAGAAGAATCTCCTGGTAGCTCTGAGAAAGGCTCACACCTTTCCTTGGGGAAAGGAACATTAGAAACAGCAAAAGCTGGAGGAAGTACCATGGGAGGTCGTCCTGCTGCTGCCAATGCTGCCCGTGAAAGAAACCGCGTGCAAACTCTGAGACATGCCTTTCTAGAGTTACAGAGAACATTACCTTCTGTGCCTCCAGATACAAAACTTTCAAAGCTGGATGTTCTCATACTTGCCACCACCTACATTGCGCATCTTACACGTAGTCTCCAGGAAGAAGATGAGAACAGCCACAGTCATCAGTCCACAACTCCCGGTAACTCTGGCAGCGCCAGTCCAGAACTTCTAGGAACGCTGCACAGTGGGGATGGATATCTACATCCTGTGAAG AAATGGCCCATGAGATCTAGACTTTATATTGGAGCCACTGGGCAGTTTCTCCACCAGTCTTCAGGATCAGAAGGTTTGGACCAAGAGGATAATGTCCAAAGATCGCACTGCTGA